The Camelus bactrianus isolate YW-2024 breed Bactrian camel chromosome 13, ASM4877302v1, whole genome shotgun sequence nucleotide sequence GGGACTTTGgctgtggaagggagggaggatttCTACCTAGGTGTGTCTGCCAGTGCAGTGTATTGAAGACCCTCCTTTACTCCTCATGAACCTTTTCTGAGTTGCTCTGACTCTCTGTGaccctcttcccccagccccgCTGCCTATGGCCCACATCGAGAAGCTGGCGGCGGACTGTATGCGggatgtggaggaggaggaggaggaggaggaggaaggactgGAGGAGGATGCAGACTTGCTGGTGCGTCTACCAGGCTGGTGTCTGAGGGCTCTGTGGCCAAGCCTGTGGAGGAGGCCTGGGGTTTGTCCCTCTGTGCACTCTGACGTTGAGTGAGTGCCTTGCCCTTCTTGGGTCCCTTTCCTGACTGTGCAGTGTGAGACCATTCGCCTTTGATGTCTGGTCTGAGCTCTGTACTTGGAGATCAGATTTAGCGGCTTCACTGTTTTTAAGGCTATCTGTGGTCAGATTAAAAGCGTGATTTGATAAAGGAAACTTTCAGGCACAGTGACTAATACTGAGAAATACTGCTGGGGGAGAGTATCTTTTATTCTCAGGTGCTGCCATGCAGCTCTCAAGCTCCTGGGACTTATGTCTCCTCAGACTGAGCTGCAGGAGGTTCTGGGTGCAGATGAGGAGGCTGGGCCCCTGGATGGCGATGAGACAGCCAGCCCTGGTGACTCTGAGGAGAAGGGACAGGACAACATTGAACTTCCAGTGCAGACAGCTCTCCCAACAACTTCAGTCCCAGCAGTTCAGGTAGGTTCTGGAGGGGTCCAGTGTCCTCTGTGCCCCGCACGTCCATGTATAACATACATGGAGTGTGGCTGGACGAGGAAGTCGACAGTAACCCTTCCCAGCTGCCCCAAGTGGAGACTGAGCAGAAGAAACTCCTAGGCGGCCTCAAAGGCCTCTCTGTTCTCTCAGACTACCCCCGCAACCATTTCCTGGCCTCCACAGATTGTCTGGGCCTCTGTGTTTGCCTCTGACATGGCCTCTGGCCTCTCCAGTGAGTCTTTGCCTCCCACCGTGGGGCTCTTAGGCTCTTCCTTCTCCTTGAATCCAAGTGCCTCATTTTCAGGGTTAGCTTCcttgcagggagggagcagcaagggCCTAGCTGGCCCTGGAGTGGCCAGGCCCTGAACCAAAGTATCTACAGGCTGGAGGGCCTCGGGGGCTGCAGGCTCTGCTGGAGGAGCGAATCCACAACTACCGTGAGGCTGCGGTCAGTGCCACGGAGGCAGGTGACGCGGCCAAAGCCAGGCGCTGTGACCGTGGCCTGAAGGTGGGCTGGGCTCGGCTGGGGACCAGGGCTGGGCAGAGTGGGGCTGAGGGCAGTGGGGGCTGAGGGTAAGGCACAGGAGGAACTTGGGCCATGGAGGGGAAGCCTCCCACCAGCCTTATGGCAGGAAGGATCCCTGGCCTATCTCTGAGCAGGGTCCAGCCTGCAATGGCTGGCTAGGTTTCTGGTTCTTCTCTCCCTCAGACTCTGGAGTCCCAGCTGGCTGCTGTGAGGAAAGGCAGGAAGATCAGTGAGGATGAGATCCCACCTCCAGTGGCCTTGGGCAAGAGGCCCCTGGCCCCCCAGGAAACAACCAGCAGGAGGCCTGAAGCAGAACCCCCAGCTCCCCCCTCTGTGGAACCAGGTATCTGGAGACAGTCAAGTCCAGTCCTGGTTCCCAAGGCCAGAGCCCACggcctgcctccccagcctgccGTCACTGTTGCCGATGTCCATTGCTCAGTCTCACCTTCCCTGAGAGGTCCCTCAGGGCAGCCAGACCTGGAGGCACTTGAATCTTCTTTGGCCCTGATGCCCTCTCTGTGGACTTTTTGTTTCTCCATAGACAACCCCTTCCAGCCTGAGACAAGCCTCTTGGACAGCCCTGGTATTTCTGCCTCGCCCGATTCTGACCCAGACCCACGGGCCCTGTTGTTGGCCCGACAGAGAGAGTACAAAGTGGCTGCTCTGAATGCCAAGCGGGCTGGAGACTTAGACCGTGCCCGAGAGCTCATGAGGATTGGGAAGGTACGGCATCTGACTCAGAGGCCCTATGTCCAGCCCCTCGTTTCCATTGGGGCAGTGACTTGCTCAGTGTCATACAGCTAGACTAGGCTTGAGTGAGGCTGGCCTGAGGGGGAGTTTTTTCAGCCCAGATTCTTGAGGTTCCCTGGTTTATGCCCCCAGACCTGACTTTCTTCCTACTGCAGAGATTTGGTGCTGTCCTGGAGGCCTTGGAGAAGGGGAAGCCTGTGGACCTGAGTGCCATGCCCCCAGCACCTGAGGGTCAGTATGGGAATGGTTGGGGGAGTCTGCTCAGGCAGGGGCTGGGTTGGCCAGGCACCCCCACCTACATCTCTGTTCTGGGTCCTTCAGACCTGAAGCCCCTCCCACAAGCTACCAAGGCCCCTACAGCACCCTCAGTTGCACCCCCAGCAGTGGAGCGAGTACAGCCAGTGATGGCCTCTGACATCCCAGCAACCTCAGGTAGGACCCCAGGATGCTGGGACTGTGGAGTGGGGATatggaggggaggcaggcagagctgatgccctccttcctccttttaaGTGGCCCCTGCTGAGCCACAGACAGTGCTAGACGCCCTGCAGCAGAGGCTGAACAAGTACCGGGAGGCAGGCATCCAGGCCCGGGGCAGTGGGGATGAGCGCAAGGCCCGGATGCATGAGCGCATTGCCAAGGTGAGCCTACCGCTGCACAGCCCCCTCCTCTGTGTTGGCCTCTGTTCTTGGCTGGCTTCTGTCTGTCTGTGCCCTGGTCTTTGAgtctctatctgtctgtctctctctcttgaGCTCCTGCTGCCTCAGGggctctttttcctcctttttcattcttcctctccctgtctccctgagTGGAGCCTGCAGACTGCTGCCCACCATACttccctccttgccttcttttgcAGCAATATCAAGATGCCATTCGAGCACACCAAGCAGGACGGAAAGTTGACTTTGCTGAGTTGCCTGTTCCTCCAGGTGAATGGGGTTTGGCCTAGGGGCTTATGAGGAGATCTCTGAGCAGGATTGGGGTGGAGGGAATGATTTCTCACATATCTGCCTCCACTCTGTGGAAGCCATCCATCCCAGTCATACCCAGAAAGATCCCGACAGGACCCATGGCAAATTGGTGCCTCCCCAAGGCTAcactgcccctctcctggctgtCTCCCTTCTCCAGGATTCCCCCCCATACCGGGCCTGGAGCATACCATGGATACAGAGGAAGATGTAGTGGCAGCTACTTTAGCAGCTGCCCAGAAACTGGCCTCGGAGGATGCAACCccagcagaggaagaggaggaccaGGAAGAGGTTTGCCTGAGGGCCCGAGATTTGCCTGAGGGCCCGAGACTCCAGGGGTTGATGGGAGGAAACAGCAGATGAAGGGCAAACCCAGGCTCTGGTGTCCCATATTAACAAGCCCAGTGAGGTAGgtattctttcctttattttatagagaaaaaactTGGGCAAGAGTGCCCAGCTAGGAGTTAGCAGAGTGGGATTCAAACCAAGGTCTTTCTGACTCTGGAGCCCAGGTTCCATCCCCATTGCTCTGCTGTCTCCTGTCAGGGAGGTTAGTTCAGAGAGCTTTTGAGGCTTCTTCTAGCTCTGAGATTTTCTGGGGCCCATGCGAGGAAGGCATTCATCTCAGATCGTACCGAGAGTGCAGCGTTAGGGAGAGACCCCTAGTCTGGGAGCTCATGGCCAGGGTGAGGAACAGATCCCCTGTGACAGCCTCCTGGGTACCTGTAGGatgagcccccagcccaggccccagtGGCCAAGAAGCCAGCACAGCCTGTGGTGCCTTCATCCCGGCCCCCATCTGAGCCCAAGCCCTCAAGTTCCAAGGAGTCACTGAGTCCATCTGGTGAGTTGGGGAGAAGAGGGATGGAGGAGTGAAGGCTGTACTGAGGGGTAGGCATGGGTCTAACCAGTGTCCCCTCCTTTCAGTACGGGAGCAGCTGACGCTGTTAGAGGCACGTAAACTGCAGTACCAGCGGGCAGCCCTGAAGGCCAAGCGCTCCCAGGACCTGGAGCAGGCCAAAGCCCATCTGCGGGTGGCCAAATGCCTTGAGGCCCAGATCATCCAGGTCCGAGCTGGGCGACCTGTGGACCTCTCCAAGGTGAGTGTTACCTGGTTAAGCCGCAGGACTTCTCAGGCAGAGAGGTGGGTATCAGGCTTGATGGGCAGGGCTGTGAACAAGGTAGCTGCTTGGAGGAGGGAGTACTTAGGTAGGATGTGGTGACAGCTGAGGAAGAACC carries:
- the CC2D1B gene encoding coiled-coil and C2 domain-containing protein 1B isoform X2; this encodes MLLGMEETEDDGDLEAELLALTGEAGTTGRKPEPKGQAPLPMAHIEKLAADCMRDVEEEEEEEEEGLEEDADLLTELQEVLGADEEAGPLDGDETASPGDSEEKGQDNIELPVQTALPTTSVPAVQAGGPRGLQALLEERIHNYREAAVSATEAGDAAKARRCDRGLKTLESQLAAVRKGRKISEDEIPPPVALGKRPLAPQETTSRRPEAEPPAPPSVEPDNPFQPETSLLDSPGISASPDSDPDPRALLLARQREYKVAALNAKRAGDLDRARELMRIGKRFGAVLEALEKGKPVDLSAMPPAPEDLKPLPQATKAPTAPSVAPPAVERVQPVMASDIPATSVAPAEPQTVLDALQQRLNKYREAGIQARGSGDERKARMHERIAKQYQDAIRAHQAGRKVDFAELPVPPGFPPIPGLEHTMDTEEDVVAATLAAAQKLASEDATPAEEEEDQEEDEPPAQAPVAKKPAQPVVPSSRPPSEPKPSSSKESLSPSVREQLTLLEARKLQYQRAALKAKRSQDLEQAKAHLRVAKCLEAQIIQVRAGRPVDLSKVPSPLTDEEGDFILIHHEDLRLSQKAEEVYAQLQKMLLEQHEKCLLFSKQFMHQGNVAETTRFEKLAQDRKKQLEILQLAQAQGLDPPNHHFELKTFQTVRIFAELNSTEMHLIIVQGMNLPAPPGVTPDDLDAFVRFEFHYPNSDQAQKNKTTVVKNTNSPEFDQLFKLNINRNHRGFRRVIQSKGIKFEIFHKGSFFRSDKLVGTAHLKLERLENECEIREIVEVLDGRKPTGGKLEVKVRLREPLSGQDVQMVTENWLVLEPRGL
- the CC2D1B gene encoding coiled-coil and C2 domain-containing protein 1B isoform X3 gives rise to the protein MPGPRPRKGPQASGQGVAAAKQLGLFVEFSPEDMLLGMEETEDDGDLEAELLALTGEAGTTGRKPEPKGQAPLPMAHIEKLAADCMRDVEEEEEEEEEGLEEDADLLTELQEVLGADEEAGPLDGDETASPGDSEEKGQDNIELPVQTALPTTSVPAVQTLESQLAAVRKGRKISEDEIPPPVALGKRPLAPQETTSRRPEAEPPAPPSVEPDNPFQPETSLLDSPGISASPDSDPDPRALLLARQREYKVAALNAKRAGDLDRARELMRIGKRFGAVLEALEKGKPVDLSAMPPAPEDLKPLPQATKAPTAPSVAPPAVERVQPVMASDIPATSVAPAEPQTVLDALQQRLNKYREAGIQARGSGDERKARMHERIAKQYQDAIRAHQAGRKVDFAELPVPPGFPPIPGLEHTMDTEEDVVAATLAAAQKLASEDATPAEEEEDQEEDEPPAQAPVAKKPAQPVVPSSRPPSEPKPSSSKESLSPSVREQLTLLEARKLQYQRAALKAKRSQDLEQAKAHLRVAKCLEAQIIQVRAGRPVDLSKVPSPLTDEEGDFILIHHEDLRLSQKAEEVYAQLQKMLLEQHEKCLLFSKQFMHQGNVAETTRFEKLAQDRKKQLEILQLAQAQGLDPPNHHFELKTFQTVRIFAELNSTEMHLIIVQGMNLPAPPGVTPDDLDAFVRFEFHYPNSDQAQKNKTTVVKNTNSPEFDQLFKLNINRNHRGFRRVIQSKGIKFEIFHKGSFFRSDKLVGTAHLKLERLENECEIREIVEVLDGRKPTGGKLEVKVRLREPLSGQDVQMVTENWLVLEPRGL
- the CC2D1B gene encoding coiled-coil and C2 domain-containing protein 1B isoform X1, translating into MPGPRPRKGPQASGQGVAAAKQLGLFVEFSPEDMLLGMEETEDDGDLEAELLALTGEAGTTGRKPEPKGQAPLPMAHIEKLAADCMRDVEEEEEEEEEGLEEDADLLTELQEVLGADEEAGPLDGDETASPGDSEEKGQDNIELPVQTALPTTSVPAVQAGGPRGLQALLEERIHNYREAAVSATEAGDAAKARRCDRGLKTLESQLAAVRKGRKISEDEIPPPVALGKRPLAPQETTSRRPEAEPPAPPSVEPDNPFQPETSLLDSPGISASPDSDPDPRALLLARQREYKVAALNAKRAGDLDRARELMRIGKRFGAVLEALEKGKPVDLSAMPPAPEDLKPLPQATKAPTAPSVAPPAVERVQPVMASDIPATSVAPAEPQTVLDALQQRLNKYREAGIQARGSGDERKARMHERIAKQYQDAIRAHQAGRKVDFAELPVPPGFPPIPGLEHTMDTEEDVVAATLAAAQKLASEDATPAEEEEDQEEDEPPAQAPVAKKPAQPVVPSSRPPSEPKPSSSKESLSPSVREQLTLLEARKLQYQRAALKAKRSQDLEQAKAHLRVAKCLEAQIIQVRAGRPVDLSKVPSPLTDEEGDFILIHHEDLRLSQKAEEVYAQLQKMLLEQHEKCLLFSKQFMHQGNVAETTRFEKLAQDRKKQLEILQLAQAQGLDPPNHHFELKTFQTVRIFAELNSTEMHLIIVQGMNLPAPPGVTPDDLDAFVRFEFHYPNSDQAQKNKTTVVKNTNSPEFDQLFKLNINRNHRGFRRVIQSKGIKFEIFHKGSFFRSDKLVGTAHLKLERLENECEIREIVEVLDGRKPTGGKLEVKVRLREPLSGQDVQMVTENWLVLEPRGL